The genomic window TACTATTTCTTACGGCTAAAGATACCATAGACGATCGCGTACAAGGATTAGACGCGGGAGCGGATGATTATTTAGTTAAACCTTTTGAACTAAGGGAATTATTAGCACGAGTCCGGGCATTATTGCGTCGTTCGGCATCTGACAGCGCGATCGCCCCTTCTCAACGGCTAAAGGTGGCAGATTTGGAGTTGGACTGCGAAAACCAGTTAGGTTATCGCCCAGGGCGCAATATTGAGCTATCAGAAAAAGAAACCCAACTATTGGCTTATCTGATTGAAAATAACAGTCAATTGCTAACTCACGCTCAGATTTATCAACATCTCTGGTCTGAGGGCGAACAACCTAGTAGTAATGTGTTGGCGGCTTTAATTCGGTTATTGCGGCGCAAAATTGAAGCACCAGGGGAAACTC from Synechocystis sp. PCC 7509 includes these protein-coding regions:
- the rppA gene encoding two-component system response regulator RppA, encoding MQILLVDDEVELTDPLCRVLKREGYSVDVAYDGAAGSDLAAKSGYDLLILDWMLPHKTGLEICQQVRKAGQATPVLFLTAKDTIDDRVQGLDAGADDYLVKPFELRELLARVRALLRRSASDSAIAPSQRLKVADLELDCENQLGYRPGRNIELSEKETQLLAYLIENNSQLLTHAQIYQHLWSEGEQPSSNVLAALIRLLRRKIEAPGETQLIHTVYGKGYRFGENS